AGTGGGAAGAGGCTCCCTTTCATGCTGggcatccccctcccctgcacGCCTTTGCACCAGGCTGTGGGCACGCTGTCACCCTCTGCCCAGATTTGGGGTGCGGGAGGGATAGCGGGGCTGACGGTGCGGCGGGAGCAGGGCgctgctccccaccccaagCAGCGCCTGGGGCCGGGGGAGCTCCGGGGCTCGGTGCCGCCGGGTCCCGCCGCACCGAGCCAGGCTGCGAGACCGGCCGACACTCGCactaataataatgataataatagtaataataattaatgacaacactaataatttaaaagcagcCGAAGCGCGGCTCCTCGCCCCCGCCGCGCGTCTCTGCGGTGGCGAGCCCCGCTGCCGCAGCGCCCGGGCCGgccggggcagccccctcccggctGCGGGTGCGGGGGGGCTGCGCGGGGAGGCTCGGCCtgggcagccccctccctcccccctccctcctcccctctcctccttccctcctcccctcccctctcctctcctccttccctcctcccatgCCAACCTGCTGCCGCCTTTGTCAGCGCAGCCCGGCGCTATGGCATCCTGCTGGGGCTTCAGGCTCgggctcttcctcctcctcctcctcctcgctgggAAGCGGCTGCTGCAGCGGCAGAGCCAGCCGTGACGGCCGCGCTGCCCGGGCGAGAGGCAGGCGGAGCCCCCAGGTGAGCCCCaggtgcggggaggggggcactGGTGTGCGAAGGGGTGGGCTGGCAGAAAGGGGCGCCGAAGGCGAGCGTCCTCCGCTCCCCAGCGCCCGGGGGTGCTGTGGGGACCGGGGGTGCCGAGGAAGGGGGCTTCAGCACCGGCTCCCCCACGCCGGGCTGGGTGCAGGTGAGAGACCCCTGCAGTCCCCACCGGGCGCCCCGGGGTACGACCTCTTTGCCAGGCTCCCCAGGGTGGGACTCGGAAATCTTGAAACTCCATCCGTGACTTTGGCAGCTCCACTTCAGTCCCGCACAGCTGGATCTGTCTGTGGGCAGCTGGAGGGGAGCAAGTGGGTGACCCCCGGCCTGGACCCCGGGGCCCCCAAACCTGGACCGGGGAGcctggagggatggggagcgCCAGGGATGAGGACCAGGGAAGCTGGACCCACCTGGGTGAGCGAGGAAGCAGGTCTGTGCAGAGTCAAGTCCGGGGTGGCAGTGGGTTTGTTATCGGTTTGCTGTGCAAAAACctaggttgcccagagatggAATAAATTGCTTACATTTAATTCAATTAGACCTTTTTGTGTCTTATCTGTCAGTGTTTGCAATGGTGTCTCCTAATACAAAAAATTTCAGGGGAAATGTGACTTGGATGTGCTCTGATAACATTAAGAAGGcaatatttgtgtgtgtttgtatgggCCAATAGTTGGCAAAGAATAACCAAAAGCATATGATGCAGTAATAATTCAAGTAATTTATTGCACAGTTTTAGAATGATTGTTTGCACTTTCCAGACCATGTAGATACCTTAACCTGGTTTGCATAACTGAACAAGGCAAATAATCAGCCTAATGTTATCGTGCAAGAAAAATCAATGGCAAACCTTGTTTGGCTTGAGCCCTGACACAGCTGTGAGGGTATGCTGCCTTTATCCACAAGTTCCCCGTTTATTTATGCACTGGGAGGCTTTAAGAACTGCTGAATTTGTGGTGGGGGTGTCAGGGCTGGAGTGTTGTGCAGAGTCCTTTTACAGCAGAACCTGCTGTAAAGGAGGAGCTGGGTTTGTAAAGCGTGGTTTTCCAAGGCTTATTCACACAAGGTAAGAgccagaaaacagaaacttcTTCCAGTGGTAGCCCCCACCGAACCCCCCAGCGAACTGCAGATGAGGTTAGTGGTGGGATGCCCGGGAGGGTGCAGAGAGTGTGTTGTTCCTGTGCAGAACAGCAGCGAGCCGCTGGTGAGAGCGGGTGCACGAGCCCTGTgagctcccaggctgcaggcGTTCATCCCTGTTGGCTCTGGAGGGATGCATAAAAATCACACCAGTGAGGCAGGGAGCCAGTGCACATCTCCCAccttccctggggactggaGCCCACCCTGCTCCCACACGGCTGAGGGAACGGTCCAGAGGAGGCTGCCTGTGTCGGGCTGTTCAGGAGGACTTTTCTCTTCAATGAAAGGTGGAGAGAAGCGATTGCCGTTGCGCGGGCAGAGCTCCAAAGTGCgctttttagttttctttttaatgagcagcagaaggcaggaggaggaggaggaggaataaaGTGTGCGGAAACCGGCATTGTTTCCCCGAGAGCTGGCTCCTGTGCGTGTGCACGGTAGGAGCCAGACGGGGCTCGAGGTGCTCATTCGTTCATCAAAAATTTCTTAATGTTTTGACAGGGAAATGGATTTGTCAGtatgggagaaaacaaaaactgaattCCATCTTGATGCCTTACACGTTTCATGCGAGGTGTACATTGCCTGCCTTGTTTTATAGTATCTGGCGCTGGGAAGACAGGCTGAAAGATTTATGAGCTCAAGTTAATAGTAAAACAGCATATTACAGGCTCTATATTAATGTTCTTCTTCACTGAAGTAGCTGGTTCTTTCTGGGGGAATTTATGCAAGGATCGCTTGCTCGCTCTGTCTGTCTGTTGTCGCCGTAATGGTATTATAGGGTGGCCGTGGTTAGCCACTGTGGGGGGAAGCAAAACAAGGATGCTGTTTCCCTCTTGGCAGGCAAAtcaaaaggagagggaaatgaTGACTCCAGCAACCGCATCTGTGTATTAGCTGAACCTGCTGTGGATATTGGGAAATGGGGAGAGCAAATGTCAGAGGCACAAAGAACAGGGAAGGAAATGAAGGAGGAAATAACAGGGGAAGATAATATGGTCTGTCTGCCAGTGGCCACAATTCAGGCTCATGCAAGGCATCTTGccaccctgcagctgctcagggaTGTCTAGTGGTGGGACTTTCTCTTGAATCTTGTGCTGGGATTTATCTGCCCCGATGTGTGCAGCCCTTAGCCCATGCAGTGGGGCAGGGTTTGGGCTGAAGGTGCCATGGAGGAAAGTGCCCAGGGCAGCTGGAGGGCAGTACTTATTTCATGAATTCCTGTGGATGGTGAATTTAAAGGGTAGTCAGAAGGTGAGATGAATGCTTTGCCTAGCGCTGATTTGGGAGGTGGTGAGGAGGAAGTGCGTTCTGGCTTTTCTGTGGGGAAGCAAGCTGCATGAAAGAGTACAGAGGTTCCCCTGGTCTGGAGGACCACAGGAGAGAGGTGTTATGGAGGTCTGATTCTTAAAGacactggaaataaaacagtatattccctttgtgtagcagaaagcACCACTAGGGATGGAGGTTGCGACTGTAATACTCTTGGTCTTctcctccagaggctgagaTAGCAGGTTAATGGTAAGATGAGAGCTCAGTTCATTGCTCTTGGTGCAGGGCAAGAAGGCATTGATTTGTGGTAAGCCTGGAGCTCATCTGTGTGCAAGGAGAGTCAGACCCCATCGACTAGCTATGCAATATGATGCTGTACAAGTCCATGCTGGGATATAATGGTGCTATTAGAGCAGTGGATGTCGAATCTTAGGAAGCCAAGTCAAAGTGACCGTCCCAGTATAAATATAACAAAATCATTGAAGATGAAATATTAAGTGGCTGCTTTGGTCAGAGGCTGTATTGCTGAAGATTAAGCTAGATCCTGTCTGTGTCTGGTTAGCTCCATATCTCTGGAGACCAAAGTCAGTTTGGGGGTGGTTTGGAGTGTGTGTGGCTGGTGGTAGCGAAGGTAAGGCACGAGGACATTGGTGGAATTGAGGCCATCTGAGGAGGCCCTGTGCTGGTGCACTTGCTGTGGGGGCTTTCATTCACTTCACTGCTTTTGGCTGATTCATGACCCTGTACCCTCTCTAAAAGGCCTTCCTGTGCTTATTTCAAAGCTTTGCATTTATGTGCCATGTCCACGTCTATTCTGGTCCTGCTTTGAGAGCTAATGAATGAACGTGGACATAACAGCTGAGACGGTGCACAGCCAAGTGCTTGGCACCTGGGATGTGGTGGTTCCCTGGCTGACTTGCCAAGAGGCACCTGTCTCTGTCACAGGCTGTTAGGAGGCTTGACAAGAGACAGGGAGCTTAACGCGCCACTAAAAACTTGGCACTGGATTTTTACATCCTTGATCCAGGAAACAAGATTTCAAGGCCCTTTAATATTATTCTTATGGAGTAATACATTCTATTCTTCACAGCCTGAATCTGTTGTATGCTCCACTAGCAGTGTTTCTGATGCTGTGATACAAGGGAGCACCGATTTCCATGCCCATGCTGAAGCCCAAAGCTACCTTTCGCACCTAAGTGCGCTCACATTGGAAAGCTGTTTCTGAACAGCCAAGGGCTGAAGAGGAAATTATTCCACCTCTTAGCTAGCTTGCCTTTCCTCAGGGCCTACATCTGATTTTGCAACTTGCCCTTTCAATTCCCACCTCCCGTAGCTGAGTCTCAGTTGAGTGAATTGGCCAAATTCTTACCTCAGCAGGCTCAGCTCTGTCCCAGTCACCCTCATCTTAAAGCCTctgtcacctccctgtcctctcaCCTCACTGCTTTACAGCTGACTGCCGCCTCCCAGGATTGGGTCTGGGAGCACAGGTCCCAGACTGAGCTAAACCAGGTCTAGCAGAGCTCTTCTGCTTGGGATCCGTGcttcagtgctgctgcctttctgcctgGGAATGGATTGGAGTCCCCAAGGCTCCCTGTTGGCactaaataaaagcaacatGAGATTTGGGGGTATGCAGGGCTTCCACTGAACTTACTGAACTTGTTAGCACTCGGCACCTTTGAAAATCAGGCTGCACCTGAGTTTTACCAGATTCATAGTGTTCAGAAACCTTAACTGAAGTTAAAACCTCTGATGGGAGGGGCATGCTGAGAATGGCTTGGTACAAGCCAAAAAATTTCAAGAAGCTGTAACTAGGATATCCTTACTGGGGTGTGAGAGTAAAGACAGGGAGGTAGGGAACAAAATGGTTTGACAGttttaagaaatatattcttGCAAACTGGCTACTTGTGTATTTTAGCAAGAGTATGAGTGGGGAGGAAGCAGGGTGCTGGCAGGCTGCTGCAGACAGCGGAGAGTGTATATCAGGCTGTGAAAATGCATACCCAGGTGAGGGTTTCGCAAGAAGCTGTGAAGTTAGAAATGGGAGGAGATAGTTGCTTTTGCTGGTATTCAGCCTGGAGGTGACAAAAAGATGGATTTCCACTCTTGTCCCAAATGGCAGATTTCTAACATGCAGAAAATTGACTGCAGTGCCAGTCCACGGGCAGCTGGGAAAGCCTCCAAGCTCCACAAGTGAAGTTTATTCTGGGAGTGCTTGGTGGCTTTGGTGGTAGGTAGAAGGGTTTGGACCTAGCTTGGGAGCTTCGTTGTCCAATGGTGACATGTCAGCGAAATACAGCCTGTTAAAAAGGCTGTGCCTCCAAGCACACGCTGTTGATAAAGGGGATACAAGTATCCTCCTCCAGCTTTTCGCATTACTTTCTAGAGCGGGGCACTGAGCAATATaaaatttttgctctttttgtcAGTTAGCAGAAGAGTTGTGCTGCTATGCGTAATACAGgagctttaaaagcaaacatgcaTGCAGCAGAGGTGTTGGAAAATCCCTGCAGCCATTGGTTTCCAGAGTAGTGTTTATAATCACGGAAATACATTCACAGAAATACATTGCTGCTGCTCAACTTCTGAGCATACGCCATAGAAAGATGCTACTGAAATAAACAGCCAAGTCTGAATGGAGACTTGTTTCATATTCTTATGGGCAAcctggtggttttcttttttccctctggaagATGCTACTGTGGCTTTTCTTATGAAAGCTGATGTACATGGGCTCCTGATACCCAGTGTGCAAAGTCAGGGCAAGATGAGAGGCTACACAAGAGGGAATGGGAGCCCTGCATTCCTGGAGTGGTGCTCAGGAGTCCTGAGGTTTTTGGCTGGGAGGTGACTTTTTAAATGAGTAATAAGAAATCTTGCAAGCCTGACTTTTGTGCTTTGCCATTTGGGCGGATATTTTGCGCTTGATGCAGATGGATAGACTAGTTCCAGGGGTCATCTAAGGGTGGGAGTGAATGGGGAATAACCAAGACAAAGTGTCCAAACATAGGAATTGGCAGACTGCGTTGTCTTGTGCTCCGTCTCTCCTGCTAGCCAACAGCAGAGACACCAACAAGGATATTCACAGTaggcagctgaaaaataatcttcccCCATCAACATCCTTTCCTAATCCATAATAGCTAAAGGTTGGCTTCAGCTCTGAAAGCGCGGGAGTTTAGATCCTTCCCAAGATGTTTACTAGCATTAGCCGTGCTTGTTTGAGCTATTCTTGTTATCCACGTAAACGTGCAGCCTTTGCTCTCCACCTCTGCCTTATCATTTCAGGCTGGTGGATGGAGCTGCACTCCCTGGGTTTCTCTGGGAGCACATCACTGAAGAGGATGTTCTCTGTCCTTGATATTTCCCAGTCTTCAAATCCATCCTGATTGGCAGCCAGCCCTCTAGCATCTGCTGGATTGGTTTCAGGattcagtgggatttttttttttttgtttaacgctttctgctctttttaaaattttgcactTTATAGCTGAAATGGGGCTCACAGGTTTTTTGCATGGGACCAGGCAGCTTTTCCATTCCTGAATCATAAACCTAGGAAAAGGTATTTCTGGAAACAGTGTCATGGTGTCTAGAGGAGGTAATTCAGAGTAGAGGAGAAAAGAACgttttaaaataagcaagatGATAGTAATTATGTGCTCAGGTAACTTCTAAAAACATGTCAGAATTTTATTCTCAGAAAATCTTCCTGAGAGCCATTTTCAGTCAGATAAGGAAACAGCTGGGGTTGTCATGGTGTAGTAGATCATCTGTGGTTAGGCTAGGGCTAGAATTATTGCCAAACAATTTGACATGTCTCTACTTTCAACCTCTCATATGTTGGTAAGAAATTCTGTGAAAGCCCTGTAGCAAGCAGGCTATGATTGTATATCTGCCATTGGTTCAGCCCCTTCAGAGTTTCTGCCATTTATTCATTTGCTTGCTTTAGTAGATACTGACATACATGAGCCTCTTTGGCTTAAATACCATTTAAGTATTGGTTTCATCAATGCTAGCATTACAGCCTGAAGTTCAGAACCATGAGGATGGGTTATACAGGCAAGCCCTCAGCTACACGGCTAGGGAGTCAGGTCCCATCTGTGCCTGAATTACAGGGTCCTGAATATTATCTGTGGGTGACTtacaatctttttttgtttgctgttgtgTGTTGCTGTAGAAGTGGAATGCAgtttccaggctaaacaacaaAATACGCTTAAGCCATGGAGTCCAACCAGGAAACCTCGCTCTTCCTGGTGAAGATCTTGGAGGAGCTAGACACGAAGCAGAATACCGTTTCCTACCAGGACCTCTGCAAGTCTCTGTGTGCGAGGTTTGATTTATCCCAGTTGGCCAAGCTCAGAAGTGTGCTTTTTTACACCGCTTGCCTGGATCCTAATTTCCCAGCGACTTTGTTCAAAGACAAAATGAGATGCACTGTAAACAATCAGCAATCAAAGAAAATCATGGTTGCAGCAGATATAGTAACAATATTCAACCTCATACAAATGAATGGGGGAGTGGCCAAGGAGAAACTTCCAGTTGCAAGGCAGAAAGTGAAGAAGAAGGAGTCCTTTGAATCCTGTAGATCTGACACAGAAATCTGCAATATGGCAGACTGTGTGCCCAACTGTGAGCTGAACGACCAGGAGTTTAACCGAGGCTTTCCAGTCAGAAGGTcttcaaaatgcagaaagatgGACTGCAAAGACTGTCAACAGTTTGTTCCCTCATCAGAACCCAACTTTTTACTTGGTGTTAATAAGGAAATGAAGGGCCGGGCTGCCTCTCTGGACAGGCTGCAGGCGCTGGCATCCTACTCCATTGCCACGTCTCCACCATGTGAGATGCAGAGTACATACTTTCCCATGAACATAGAAAATGAATCTATTTCAGACCAGGACTCCTTGCCTATAAGTGCAGGCATAAAAGAAACCTTCATTTCAAGTGATGAGCCGTTTGTGATGCAGTCGTGTgtccagaaaagaaatatattcaaAGAAGATTTTCATAATCTGATTACAATATCTCCCAACTTAATACCGTCCAACAAAAAGCCAGAAGATGGACACAGAGAGCCtcagaacaggaaagaaagctCTAAGCAGGCTTTCTTCAACCACAGCTTTGAAATGCCATACAGCAGCCAGTACCTGAATCCAGTTTATTCTCCTATACCAGACAAAAGACGCGTGAAGCATGAAAGTTTAGATGATCTTCAAGCTTCAACATACTTTGGCCCAACTACTATTCTTGGTCCCCAGGACACCAAAAAGTGGGCTGGAAAGCCAACCAAGCAAACTGCCTGGCCAGCTAAAAGCTGGAGTTTAAATACTGAGGAGGTACCTGACTTTGAACGATCATTTTTTAATAGGAAGCAGTCTGAAGAGAAGCTGCGATACCAGAATTCAAACAACCCATCTCCAAACTTTCCTTCAGCTGACAGGCATCAGTCCTACCTAAACGCAAAGGATCAGCAACCAATTATGCAGGCAAACTATGCTGTGAAACCAAATGGGCATAAGCCCAAGGAAATTCCTTCCATTCTAGATGTGGAGAAACATGAGCCAGTCAAAAAGTTTAAGGATAAAAGCATTAATTGCACTCCTGTTCAGATCTTAAGCATTGACAGGACCACGAGTGTTGGGACACAAACAGAGCAGCAAGTTCTGGATCACAAGAAGTGCAAGGATTTGTGCGCGGCAGGCCAAGCCAAGTACGGAGAGCGGCACTCTCTTAAGCAGTCGGATGATGACTCTGAAATTGTGAGTGATGACATCAGCGACATTTTCCGGTTTTTGGATGATATGAGTATCAGTGGGTCAACGGGAGTGATGCAGTCTTCATGCTACAACAGCACCGGTTCCTTGTCTCAGGTGCATAAATCAGACTGTGAGAGCTCTCCTGAGCACAATTTGAGTAAAATCTCCAACGGGAGTGCCTGTAACAAATTAGAAAAAGTGGTCCGGGCAGATATTACTAACACAGATGATGAACTGAAAACTAGTGTCTGCAAATTAGTTTTGAGGATTGGTGAAATAGAGAAGAAACTGGAGTCTCTCTCAGGCGTCCGAGAAGAAATCTCCCAAGTCCTGGGAAAATTGAGCAAGTTGGATCAAAAAATTCAGCAGCCAGAGAAGGTCAGCGTACAAATAGATCTCAATTCTTTGACAAGTGAGGCTGCATCAGATGAGAGTAACTCCCCACAGATATTTCAGTGCCACAATACTCCTCATGGAGGCAAACTAGAGAATAATCCAGAATGGTGCTGTTCAGATGCCAGTGGAAGCAATAGTGAGAGCCTTCGAgtaaaagccttaaaaaaaagtttgtttacTAGGAggtcatccagatcattaacaGAGGAAAATAGTGCAACTGAATCCAAAATAGCAAGTATTTCAAATTCTCCCCGAGACTGGAGAGCTATTACTTACACCAACCAAGCTGGCATTACGGAAGAGGAGATGAAAGATCGagatggaggagaaaataaggacTGGCATAGGAAATCTAAAGAGGTAATTTCAACTTTAACTCACATAAtaagcacttaaaaataatctagTTATGAATGTCTTCCCTAGTCATCACAAGCCTCAGGGTATGACAATACTTTGCCTGCCATATTATGCCTGTCTTTATTGTTACCATAATTGAGTGATTTTGTACCTGTATGTTCTTGCTTGGCAGCTGCAATATGGTCAAGTTGTTCCTCAGAAGCACTTTGCTTTTTTgaaagggggtgtgtgtgtgtgtaatgtGGGTGAGATCTTTGGAAGATGATGGCATTCTTCATCATCAGTGCTGATATAAGGAAGCTGGGTAATTACCTTGGTGAAAAGGGTGTGAGGAAAATTGAAATTCTCTAGTGGTTGTTTTAGAAGGGATATTTTGAAATTGCATTGAGATGGCTTTTATCAGAGAAGTATGTGCATAtttaaaaggcagcaaaataGATTCATGGATTCCAATCTCAAGAAAAGAATTCTTGTATGTGTACTGTGAGACACAAACTGTAGTTATGTTCTTTATATCTGGCTTTCACAGTCATTTATGTGAGTCTTGAGGAAACTGAGGAAATGCAGCATAGTTGTGGTCTTGTTTTGGTCACTCAGAAAAGCTGCCCATCCTTCCCAACAGCTGCCTACTTCCATCTTCACAGATTGCACAGCTATTGTGGCCATCCTTGCGCTGGGCTCTGGTTGCTCCTCAGTTGAAACTGTGCATGGTGTGGGTGGTTGTTTCTGTTTCATGGACAGTGGAGAGGGTTGGGGGTCCTTCAGCCCTTTTGTCAATCAGGACCACACAAAGGGCAAATTGTGCCTCCTTACGGGGATGAATGAGGGCAGAGAAGAgctgagaaaggagaggaagaggttTGATGGAAATAAGTGTAGTTGGATGAACAAGAAACCATAAACCATGGGTTATTAGCAGGTtgcagaaggggaagaaggtTAACTTCAGTAAGCTCAAACCTTGGCTTTTCTGTACATTGATCTGCCCAGGATGAAACACTGGCTTTGAAAGTCCCTTCCTCACTCCTGTAGTAGGCCATGGCTGACACTGGATTGGTACTATGGATGGTGTGGTGTTAAGGGGGTGCTACCTGGGGGCTTCCCATGGGACTTCTTCATGTCAAGATTTGATCTGGAAACAGAAATCTGGAAGCCTGCATGGGGCTCTCAGCTTTTCCAGATCATCTAGGTTTTTCTAGATGTCAGAGCTGTCTTCAGAATAGTTTTATAGCCAATATAGCAAGTAAACAGTACAAAACCTAAATTTCCTCTGTTGAATCGGCTTTGTGTTCCTGTTATGGTGAACAAGGTGTTGTGCCTGCAAAATACCTCTTTGGTCTGATTGTGAGAAGAGGGTGGGCAAATGGATTAATGCCACCCAAAAAACTTTGTCCTAGCTGGTACTTTTCTTACCATGGCTTAAGCAATATCATATGGTGAGTCTGAAAGGAATATCTCTGTCCTTTGTGTTTAACCCCCTCATAGTCCTGTTTCTTCTCTCAAATTCTTTTGAACCCTATTGCAGGCAGACAGGCAATACGAAATCCCACAGCCACATAGACTCTCTAAACAACCAAAAGATGCTTTCTTGATTGAACAAGTCTTTAGTCCTCATCCCTACCCTGCATCACTCAAGTCACACATGAAAAGCAACCCGCTCTACACAGATATGAGGTTGACGGAGCTGGCTGAAGTGAAACGTGCCCAGCCATCATGGACCATAGAGGAATATACAAGGAATTCGGGGGATAAAGGCAAGATTGCAGCATTGGATCTACAAGTGAGTCCCATTTGCTTAATTTGAATGGCTTGATTGCAAATCGATGTTGCCAGAATATGCATTTAAGAAGGGGTTTGGATAATTCTGGAAGGAGCTATGTGGTGTCAAGCCTCTAACCTTACTGATCCCTACCCATCCTGGCCAGGGACAAAGAAAAGTGTGGATGTTGATTGCTGAATGGTGATCCTTGACAGGTTGGTGCTCCCAGCTTATTCTGCAACGGAGAGATGTCTGCTAAGCCATTGTGGTCTTTGTAGCTCTGAAGAAGAGTTTAGGGGTAAAAGGGTGCAGAGATGAACCGGTCCCTAACTGCAGCAAGGCAGAGTGGTGCAGGAGCTagcattgctgctttttcttctatCCTTGTCCTGTCTGAACTGTTCACAGAGAATTTAAGTGTTAaggctttttccattttgctagGAATATGAGACACAAAATGCTTGTAGAAAACCCTCAATACCATGACTATTTTTGAAACACATCACCATTGCAGCTTTGAAGTGGCTGTTGGAATCCAGAGTCATGTGAAAAGCAGACTAGCTACTAGTCTGTCTTGCCTGCATTTTAGTTCAGCTTGGAAGTATGCAGGCTCTTCTGCAACAAGCTGATCAAGTTACTGGGAGGCAAATCCAAAATTTGGATTTGAATTTTCCCAAACTGTGGTGTATTTGAAATCACAATCCTGCTATACAATGGACCACCCAGGCCCAGGACTGTGTGCCCACATTGGATACCCTGTCTAGCCTGATAGACACAAGACATCTTCTAGGAAGGAAGATACCTGATCACATGTTTAAAAGGAAGCATGATGAATGCCATCCAAAATGTGTAAAGACCAAACATTGCCATATTTGGTCACGAAACACAAAATGCATCACATAATGAAATCCATACTGATGCACAGATCACTGTGTATTGTTTATATGCTTTCATACAGCAGCATGCAGAGCCAGCGGGGGAATGGTGCAGACCTCAGATGTGTTGGGCTcctcgtgtgtgtgtgtgcatgcctcAGAGCACAGCAAGCTGCCTCAGCTAACTACAGGCTTGGCAGCAGCTGGGTTACACTGACCTACAACTCAGGGCTTATCAGCACCACACTAACACAGCTCCATGATCAACAGTCCGTGTGGTGCAGCCATACTCAAGCAGGGAGTCTGCTTGCCTCCAAAGCTTTTCTGCCAGGAAAGGTGGCATGCAAGAACCTGAGACTTGCTGCTCCACACCAGCTCTCAATGGCTCAGTGCTGAGGTACTTACCCCAGCCCCAAACCCATCAGACTAAGCCCTAGTAGAGCATCaggatactgtgagaaagaCTCGGATAGCCCAAGGAGAACTGCTGTGCCTCAGGACCCCATGTTAGCTGGTTTGGAATGAAAACCATCACACACAGAGTGCTGTAGCGCAACTCCCACGAGCATTTTTGCAGGAATTTGTGCACAACAAATTTATCTCCTGGCTTGTCTTGTGCAAACTTCTCTATTCTCACCAGCCCTTGCTACTTGCTGTGGCAAAAGTGCACTTGGAGAAAAACCAGGTAGTACAGGGACCGGGCTGCATCTTGcctcagctgcctgctgcttttTGGGACTTAAAAACCATTAGACGGCTTACTAAATTCCTAACCCTGGCATTGCAGACTGTATGCTAGAGTAGGGATAGGCTGAAAGGACTTCCTGTGCAGCAGGCAGTCACAGAACATCCCTTACCTGCTGCGTGGAGGCAACAAGGGAGGTGATATTTGGAAGCAAGTCTCCCCTGGGAGAAGCGTTCTCCATCTGCTTCTTGTAGGGCTGTTTCGTTCCCTGTAAGCAGCTCTGTGCGACTGTGAACAAACCAGAGAAATCGGCTTATTGCCATCATTTATCTTTAGGATAAAGGTGATAAAACTTTACTGGTTTGATTCTCTCCCTCCAAAAGGACTGTCAGAATTGCTTCTACTCCACAAAGCCCATGTCTAGACTTTATAATAGAGCTTACTGACAAACTTAAAAAATAGACACAGACTgatgagtggttttttttttccccagtaattAAGTTTATTAGAACTGAAAGTAAATACATTATGCTTTAATGAACATTCCTATGTCTGGCAATGAAATGGGA
This sequence is a window from Phalacrocorax carbo chromosome 7, bPhaCar2.1, whole genome shotgun sequence. Protein-coding genes within it:
- the MINAR1 gene encoding major intrinsically disordered Notch2-binding receptor 1, which codes for MESNQETSLFLVKILEELDTKQNTVSYQDLCKSLCARFDLSQLAKLRSVLFYTACLDPNFPATLFKDKMRCTVNNQQSKKIMVAADIVTIFNLIQMNGGVAKEKLPVARQKVKKKESFESCRSDTEICNMADCVPNCELNDQEFNRGFPVRRSSKCRKMDCKDCQQFVPSSEPNFLLGVNKEMKGRAASLDRLQALASYSIATSPPCEMQSTYFPMNIENESISDQDSLPISAGIKETFISSDEPFVMQSCVQKRNIFKEDFHNLITISPNLIPSNKKPEDGHREPQNRKESSKQAFFNHSFEMPYSSQYLNPVYSPIPDKRRVKHESLDDLQASTYFGPTTILGPQDTKKWAGKPTKQTAWPAKSWSLNTEEVPDFERSFFNRKQSEEKLRYQNSNNPSPNFPSADRHQSYLNAKDQQPIMQANYAVKPNGHKPKEIPSILDVEKHEPVKKFKDKSINCTPVQILSIDRTTSVGTQTEQQVLDHKKCKDLCAAGQAKYGERHSLKQSDDDSEIVSDDISDIFRFLDDMSISGSTGVMQSSCYNSTGSLSQVHKSDCESSPEHNLSKISNGSACNKLEKVVRADITNTDDELKTSVCKLVLRIGEIEKKLESLSGVREEISQVLGKLSKLDQKIQQPEKVSVQIDLNSLTSEAASDESNSPQIFQCHNTPHGGKLENNPEWCCSDASGSNSESLRVKALKKSLFTRRSSRSLTEENSATESKIASISNSPRDWRAITYTNQAGITEEEMKDRDGGENKDWHRKSKEADRQYEIPQPHRLSKQPKDAFLIEQVFSPHPYPASLKSHMKSNPLYTDMRLTELAEVKRAQPSWTIEEYTRNSGDKGKIAALDLQTQESLNPNNLEYWMEDIYTPGYDSLLKRKEAEFRRAKVCKIAALIAAAACTVILVIVVPICTMKS